The segment TTCGCCACGATCTGTCCCTGGCCGCTCGTCGTGATGAGCTCACCGAGCTGCTCTTCCAGGACGATGTTCGCCAGCGCGTTGTCGTTCTCCGCGCTCGGCTTCCCCTCGGCCTTGGGCTTCGAAGCGGCGCGCAACGAAAGGAACGACATCTTCCCGATCACGACGCCCGCGAGGCGCGAGCCCGTCCGTAGAAGTTTCGCCATTGCCATGATTCCCCCCTTTCCTCGCGCGGAGACGCGCCCCGCGCTCGATGTCCCCTGCACATGGCGGCCGAGCCGCCCGTGCCCCGTGGCGAGCATGGGGCCCGAGCCGCAGCATGACCAGGGTGTGCGGGGGACGTAACTGACGCGGCGCAGAAATGAAAAACGGCCCGCTACGTGGAAACGACGTGGCGAGCCGTGAAGAGGGAAAACCCGGCCGAAGGGCTTACTTGCACTTCTTGAAGAGACCGACGCCCGTGCACGTCTTGCCGGTCTTCGTGCCGGTCGGCCTCGTCCCCACCGTGGGGTTCGTCTTCGTCGTCGTGCCGCCCGACTTCGTGGTGTTCGCGGTCGTCGCCGTCTCTTTCGGGGCCTCGGCGAGCTTGAATTCCTTCTCGAACTTCTTGTCGGCCTCGACCGTGATGTTCTCGGTCTGCGTCTGGTAACCGGCCTTCGAGAGCTCGACCATGTGCTCGCCCGGCGCGAGCTTGAGCGTCGCCGGATCCGTGATCTCCTTGTCGTCGACCTTGATCGTGTCGCAGCCCGGCGTGCACTTGATCGCGACCTCGACCTCGGTCGGCGCAGCCGGCGGCGGCGCGGGCGCTTCCCCCGAGCCCGCGGGCGCCGCGCTCTCACCGCTCCCGGTCGGCGCGCCCGTCGGCGTGATGGCGATCGGCGCGTTCGGATCTTCGGCCGTCCCCTTGTCCTTGCCGCCGAGCACGATGAACGCGCCCACCGCGCCGCCGACGAGCAGGACCGCCGCGACGCCGATGATGATCGGCAGCTTCTTCGAATTGCCGCCCCCATCCATCTGCAGGCGCGGCGCCGCGGTCGTCGGCGCCATCGGGCCGGGGCCCATGCCCATGCCCATGCCCATGTCTGCGTTCGGCTGCGCCATGCCGCCCGGACCACCCATGCCGGGCCCGTCCATGCCGGGACCACCCATGCCCATGGCGGGGCCGCCCATGCCGGGCGCGCCCATGCTTGCGCCTCCGGGCGGAGGCGGCGGAGGGTAGCCGGAGCCGTCGCTCGATCCGCCGGGCTGGTAGACCGGCACCGCGGCCGTCGGGCCCATCGGATCGGCGCCGCTGATCGCAGGGAAGGCGATCGTCGCGCTCGTGGCCATCTCGGGCATCGTCGCCGCGGCCGAGAAGGCTGCCGCGAGCTCGCTGGCCTGGCGGAAGCGCTCGTTCGGATCGAGCGCGAGCGCGCGGGTGAACACGGCGTCGAGCACCGGCGAGACCATCGCGCCGAGCTCCTGGGCTCGCTGCGAGGCGGGCTGACGTGGCCCCACGAGCTCGTGTTGCCACGAGGCGAGATCGGGCTGCGCGCCCTGGCAGGATCGCCAGTACGGCCGGCCCGTCAGGGCGTAGAAGAGCACGAGGCCCATCGCGAACACGTCGGCCGCGGCGTTGGCGGGCGCGCCGCCTTGCATCTGCTCGGGCGCGACCCAGGGCGCCGCGATCGCGTAGCCCTCGTTCGTCTGGACGTAGCTCCGAGCGAGGCCCGCGCCGAAGTCCATGACGCGCACCGCGAAGCCTTGCGGCGCGACGAACACGTTCGTCGGCTTGAGGGCGTGGTGCATGAGCCCCCGCACGTGGGCGTTGTCCAGCGTGCGCGCCATGTTCTGCGCGATCTGCGCGACCTCCTGCGGCGAGAGCGGTCGCTGCGAGACGAGCTGCTCGAGCGACGGCGCCGGGGAGAACTCCGTCACCGTGAAGGGCGCGGCGGTCTGCTGATCGTAACCCGCGTCGAGCACCGGCAACACGGCGTCGGGCGGCAGCCCGTTCGTCGCCGTGTAGATCTGCTCGATCATCGTCATGATCTCGGGCCGCTGCGCGATGCTCGGCGAGTACATGCGCACGGCCATCTGGCGGCCCGTCGCGTCGACCACGCGGTACGTGGCCGACGAGCCGCCGTTGCCCAGGAGGGCCTGGACCGAGTACTTGCCGGCGATGACGTAGCCGGGGGAGAGCTGGGGCGCGGTCACGGCGTTCCTTACTCGGCCTTGATGGACTCGATGGCCTTGCTCACCGCGCCCATGCCCGCCTCGTCGTCGTCGGCCGCGAAGCCGAGCCCGAGCAGCGCGGGTTCGCCGTCCTTGAGCGGCGCCTGCAGCACGAGCAGCGTGCCCTTCTTCTTGGCGCGCTCGGTGCCGGCCGCCGTCCACACGTTGAGCTCGATGCCGTTGACCGTCTGCGTGTTCTCCGGCTTCTTCCAGTTGACCTTGAAGCCCTTCGGCGGCGTGACGTTGATCGCCTTGATCGCCTCGGTGAGGGCCTCGTCGCGCGCCGTCGTGTCTTTCTTCGCGTCCTTGTCCGGCGTGTACGAGCCGAACACGACGACGGCGCCTTCCTCCGAGACCTGCGCGATCGTCTGCGCGTCGCCCTGCGCGTACATCCACGACTCCGCGGGGTGGAAGGTGAGCTTGGCGCTCTTCACCTTGGCGACGGTGTTTTTCTTCGCGGCGCACTTCTCGTCGAGCGACTCGCACTTCGGCGGAGGCGGAGGCGTCTCGACGACTTGCGCCGTGTTCGCGTCGTCGGCCGTCTCCGTGTCGGGTTTGTTCCCGCCGCACGCAGCAGCCACGACGAGGAGAGCGAGGGGGGCGATTGCTTTGAAGGTGCGGTAGACCATGCGCAAATCCGAGCGTGTCAGATGCCGGCCGGCGTCCGCAAGTATTTCGGGTCTCGCCCCCCCCACCTTCGCCGCCGGATCCAGGGGCGCGGGGAGCGCACAGCGGAAAAAGCTAGGGCTTTTTCTTCATCCCGGGCAGGTAGGCCTTCTCGGGGGCCTGCTCGAGGAACTCGATCTTCTCGGCCGTCATGATCCCGTACTTCGGGTTCGCGGCGGCGCCCGAGCTCGCCTTCGTGAAGGTGACCGAGTAGGTGCCCGTCACCTTGACCTTCGCCCCGATGTTGGGGATCGGGTTCGGCAGATCCGCGCCCCAGAACTCGTCGGCGAGCTTCGCCTCGCCTTCCTTGCCCTTCGGCTGCTTGTCGATCGCCTCGATCAGCGTGAAGACCTGCGCGAAGTTCGACGCCCAGCCCATCACGTCGATCATGTCCGCCGTCTCGCCCTTCTCGTCCGCGATCGCGAAGGTCGGGATCGGCGCCTTGCAGTCCGGCGGATCACCCTTGCCCGTCTTGTGGATCGCGCAGGCCGGCGCGTCGGCGTAGTTCGTCTTGACGACGTAGCCGACGATGGAGACCTGCTTGCCGTTGACGTCCTCGAAGTGCACGCGGCTGCGGAGATCGTGCGTGATGCCCCAGACCGTGTACGCGCCGTCGGACGTCTTCTTCTGCTTCTGCGGGAGCGTCGGCACCGCGGGCATCGAGGCCTTCTTGCCGCTCACCGCGGGCTTTGCCTTGTACGGCTCCTCCGACGGTCCGCAGCCGAGCACGGCCGAGCCTGTGACGGAGGCGAGGGCGAAAACGAGTGCATGTCGGACGTTCATGAGTCTCTCCGGGCCGCTCGAGGGTACGCCCTCGGGCACAGGCTGCCTCCCTGGGCAGGGGGATTGGGCTGAAAAGGGCTAACACGACGGTGCACGGGGCGTAAAGAGAAACGCCGAAGGAGGGGGCTGGGCGCCCGAACGCCTCTCATAATGAGGCGCCTCGGCGGGCCGGCGGGCCCGTCCAAACCCGAGGTCGTCGTCGAGCGTCGCCCGGGCCACGAAGGTAGGGTAGTCTCCACGCACCATGCGCGAGACGAAGCTGCGCGCCCCGTTCGAGACCTCGCGGGTGCTCGTCATGATCCTGGCGGGTGGGGAGGGCCGGAGGCTCGGCCCTCTCACCTCCGACCGCGCCAAGCCGGCCGTCCCGTTCGGCGGTCGTTACAGGATCATCGACATCGTCCTCTCGAACTTCGTCAACTCGGGGCTGCACAAGATCAAGATCCTCACGCAGTACAAGAGCGCGTCGCTCGACGAGCACATCGCGCGGGCCTGGCGCCTCTCGCCGATGCTCGACAACTTCATCGAGACGATCCCGGCGCAGCAGCGCACCGGCAAGAGCTGGTTCAAGGGCTCGGCCGACGCCGTCTTCCAGACGCAGCACGTCATCACGGACGAGTCGCCCACGCACGTCTGCATCTTCGGCGGCGATCACGTCTACAAGATGGACATGCGCCAGATGCTCGACGCGCACCTCGAGAGGAACGCCGAGGTCACCGTCGCGGCCATCCCCGTCCCGCGCAAGGAGGCCACGCAGTTCGGCGTGATCGAGGCCGACGCGCAGGGCCGGCTCATCGCCTTCCACGAGAAGGTCCCCGACCCGCCGCCGATGCCCGGCCACCCGGACCTCGCCCTCGCCTCGATGGGCAACTACATCTTCAACACGGGCAGCCTGCTCGAGTCGCTCGGGGAGGACGCGAAGAACGAGCAGAGCGCGCACGACTTCGGCCGCGACATCATCCCGTACATGGTCCGGAACGGGAAACGCGCGTTCGTCTACGACTTCCAGACGAACCGCGTGCCCGGCGAGGACGAGGGCTCGAACGCGTACTGGCGCGACATCGGCACGATCGACGCCTACTGGGCCGCGCAGATGGACCTCATCAGCGTCCAGCCCGCCTTCAACCTCTACAACCAGCGCTGGCCGATCCGCACCGCGATGAGCCACGATCCGCCGGCGAAGTTCGTCTTCCGCGACGAGTGGAACGCGCGCGTCGGCATCGCGACCGAGAGCCTCGTCTCGCTCGGCTGCATCATCTCCGGCGGCCGGATCCACAGGAGCGTCCTTTCGAACCGCTGCCGCGTGAACTCCTTCAGCCACGTGGAGGAGAGCGTGCTCTTCGAGAACGTGGTGATCGGCCGGCACGCCAAGATCCGCCGCGCGATCATCGACAAGGACGTCGAGGTCCCGCCCGGCGCCGAGATCGGCTACAACCTCGAGGAAGACAAGAAGCGCTGGTACGTGAGCGAGGGCGGCATCGTCGTCATCCCCAAGCGCGCGAAGATCGGCTGAGCGGGAGCGATGGGTCGAACGGTCGTGGTCGGCGACCTGCACGGATGCAGGGACGAACTCGAAGATTTGCTCGGCCACGTCGGGTTCGGCGCGGGCGACCGGCTGATCTCGGTCGGCGACCTCGTGGTGCGTGGCCCCGATCCCGCGGGCACGATCGATCTGCTCCGCAAGCACCACGCGCGCGTGGTCCGCGGCAACCACGAGGATCGGCTGCTCCGGTATCGGCAAGCGCCTCCGGGCACCGCGCCGCAGCTCGGGAGCCTGCAGCGCGAGGTCGTGCGGGCACTGCGTCGCCGGCACTGGGACTTCCTCGGCTCGCTGCCGCTCTGGATCGATCTGCCCGAGCATGACCTCCGCGTCGTGCACGCGGGCGTCGATCCCGCGCTGCCCATCGAGCGTCAGAGCCCGCGCACGCTCATGTACGTGCGTTCGATCGGCCTGAGCGGCGCGCCCGAGGAGCGGCGCGGGCCGATCCTCTGGGGCGAGCAGTACGTGGGGCCGCCGCACCTCGTCTTCGGGCACAACGCCCTCGAGCGCCCGCAGATCCACCCGTACGCGACCGGCATCGACACGGGCTGCGTGTACGGCGGACGCCTCACGGCGATGGTGCTGCGCGCGGGTGAACACCCGCCTCCGCCCGAGGATCGGATGAGCGTCCTCGTGAGCGTGCCGGCGCGAAGGACCTACTACCCGCGCTGAGGGAGCCGCAATCCGGCTCTCGCCAAGGGCGCGCGTTTGGGGCTACCCTCACGGGTCATGCGCTCCGTCTGGCCTCGCCTCGCCGCGACGCTCGCCCTCACGGCCGCCTGCCATTCTGCGTTCGTCGTCGCGACGCCCTCGCTCGTGTACGCGCAGGCTGCCGCCAAGGGCGCCAAGGCCACGGTCACCTCGCTCATCCAGCGCGGCAGCGCGCTCTTCGACGACGCCGAGTACGAAGAGTCGATCCAGACGCTCTCCGCGGCGCTGCTTCGGCCCGGCACGAGCAAGCAGGAGAAGATCGAGATCTACCGCCTGCTCGCCTACAACTACATCGTCCTCAAGCGCATGGACGAGGCCGACGCCGCCGTGCGAGGCCTGCTCGTGCTCGACGAGACGTACAGCTTGCCGCCGACCGAGTCGCCGCGCTTCAAGGACTTCTTCAAGGCGACGCGCGAGAAGTGGGAGTCGGAGGGCAAGCCGGGCCGCGAGGCGCAGAACTCGCCCGTGGCCGAGAAGCCGATCCGCATCATGCACACGTCGCCCGCGCAGGTCCCGCCGGGCACGCTCATCAAGCTCTCGGGTCGGGTCGAGGATCCGGACGGGCGCGTGCGCGCCATGCAGCTCGCGTATCGCACGGGCGCGGACGGCAAGTTCGTCCTCGTCCCGGCGAGCTTCACGCTCGGCGAGTTCCGCGCGCAGATCCCGAGCGCCGCGGTCAAGCCCCCGCTCGTCGAGTACTACCTGCAGGCGATCGACAAGGGCGGCCTGCCGCTCACCTCGCGCGGCGACGCGGCGACGCCGCTGCGTATCGCCGTGCCCGCGGCGCAGAAGGGCGGCGTCTTGTCGAGCCCGTGGTTCTGGGTGCCCGTCGGCCTCGCGGTCGTGGGCGGCGGCGTGGCCGCGACGTACTTCCTCCTCAACCAGAGGACCTCGACCGTCACGATCCGCGTGACGGAGTAGCCGCGACGACCGATTCGCGCCAAACCTCCGCCGACATGACCGAGCCTGTTTATCCGTTCGTCGCCGTCGACGTCCCCCGCGATCAAGCCGAAGAGCTCGGCGCGTTGCTCTTCGAACTCGGCGCCATGGGCGTCGAGGAGCGCGACGAGCAGACGCTCGCGAAGGGCGCGGGCGAAGGCAAGGTGACCCTCGTCGCGAGCTTCTCCACGCGCGAGGAGGCCGATCAGGCGATCACCTCCCTCACCGAGGAGGACGCCTCGCTCGCGCCGCGTATCGAGGAGATCGTCGGCGACGCCTGGCGCGACGCCTGGAAGCAACACTTCGAGCCCTTCCCGTTCACGCCCGACGTGGTCGTCGTGCCGCCGTGGGTCAGTTACGAGAAGAAGCGCGCGGACGAGCACGTGCTCGAGCTCGAGCCGGGCCGCGCCTTCGGCACGGGCCTGCACGCGACGACCTCGCTCGTCGCCGAGATGCTCCACGATCGCAAGAGCTCGCTCGCCGGCATGCGTGTCCTCGACGTCGGCACGGGCAGCGGCATCCTCGCGCTCGTCGCGCTGATCTACGGCGCCGCGAGCGCGCTCGCGATCGACAACGACCCCGAGGTGATCGACGTCGTGCGCGAGAACGCCGAGCGCAACGGCCTCGCCGATCGTGTCGTCGTCCGCGAGCAGACGATCGAGTCGGTGACCGAGACCTTCCCCGTCGTGCTCGCGAACATCGAGACCCGCGTGCTCCGTCCGATCGCGGAAGACCTGGCGCGCACGGTCTCTCCTTCCGGCCTCTTGATCCTCTCCGGCATCCTCGCGGCCGAGCACGACGAGATCGTCGCGCGTTACACCTCGCTCGCGCGTCCCTTGCGCCACCTCGAGACCCGTCGCCGCGGCGATGGCACCGGCGACGACTGGGTCGCGATCACGTTCGCGGCGTCATGAGGGGCCCGCTGCGTGTCCCCGTCGCCCGCGTCGAGGCGGGCGCTTCGATCCTCGACGAGGACGCCTCTCGTTACGTCGCGCGTGTGCATCGCAAGCGCCTAGGCGATCGCGTGGTGCTCTTCGATCCCGACCGCGCGATCGAGGCCGACGCCGAGATCACGGCGATCGATCGCGCCAGCGTCTCCGTCCTCGTCGAGGCTCCGCGCGTGGCCACGTTCCTCCCGGCACGCCGCGTGACGCTCCTCCAGGCCACGTGCAAGAGCGACAAGTTCGACGCCATCGTGCGTGACGCGACCGAGCTCGGCGCGAGCCGCGTGGTCCCGGTCGTCGCCGAGCGATCCGTGGGTCGCCCCGCGGACGGCCGGGCCGCGCGGTGGCGCAGGATCGCGGTCGAGGCGGCGCGGCAATGTGGCCGCGGTGATGCGCCTGCGATCTCGTCGCCGATGGAGCTCGCGGAGGCCGTGCAGCTCTTCGCGGCGGGCGAGGGCGTCTCCGGC is part of the Polyangium spumosum genome and harbors:
- a CDS encoding 50S ribosomal protein L11 methyltransferase, giving the protein MTEPVYPFVAVDVPRDQAEELGALLFELGAMGVEERDEQTLAKGAGEGKVTLVASFSTREEADQAITSLTEEDASLAPRIEEIVGDAWRDAWKQHFEPFPFTPDVVVVPPWVSYEKKRADEHVLELEPGRAFGTGLHATTSLVAEMLHDRKSSLAGMRVLDVGTGSGILALVALIYGAASALAIDNDPEVIDVVRENAERNGLADRVVVREQTIESVTETFPVVLANIETRVLRPIAEDLARTVSPSGLLILSGILAAEHDEIVARYTSLARPLRHLETRRRGDGTGDDWVAITFAAS
- a CDS encoding metallophosphoesterase, whose product is MGRTVVVGDLHGCRDELEDLLGHVGFGAGDRLISVGDLVVRGPDPAGTIDLLRKHHARVVRGNHEDRLLRYRQAPPGTAPQLGSLQREVVRALRRRHWDFLGSLPLWIDLPEHDLRVVHAGVDPALPIERQSPRTLMYVRSIGLSGAPEERRGPILWGEQYVGPPHLVFGHNALERPQIHPYATGIDTGCVYGGRLTAMVLRAGEHPPPPEDRMSVLVSVPARRTYYPR
- a CDS encoding RsmE family RNA methyltransferase, producing MRGPLRVPVARVEAGASILDEDASRYVARVHRKRLGDRVVLFDPDRAIEADAEITAIDRASVSVLVEAPRVATFLPARRVTLLQATCKSDKFDAIVRDATELGASRVVPVVAERSVGRPADGRAARWRRIAVEAARQCGRGDAPAISSPMELAEAVQLFAAGEGVSGFCLDPMADAPLGPALRRLAPEVELAFVVGPEGGLSPAEIEACTSAGLARVSLGPLTLRAETVCAAVLGAVLMLSR
- a CDS encoding protein kinase domain-containing protein, encoding MTAPQLSPGYVIAGKYSVQALLGNGGSSATYRVVDATGRQMAVRMYSPSIAQRPEIMTMIEQIYTATNGLPPDAVLPVLDAGYDQQTAAPFTVTEFSPAPSLEQLVSQRPLSPQEVAQIAQNMARTLDNAHVRGLMHHALKPTNVFVAPQGFAVRVMDFGAGLARSYVQTNEGYAIAAPWVAPEQMQGGAPANAAADVFAMGLVLFYALTGRPYWRSCQGAQPDLASWQHELVGPRQPASQRAQELGAMVSPVLDAVFTRALALDPNERFRQASELAAAFSAAATMPEMATSATIAFPAISGADPMGPTAAVPVYQPGGSSDGSGYPPPPPPGGASMGAPGMGGPAMGMGGPGMDGPGMGGPGGMAQPNADMGMGMGMGPGPMAPTTAAPRLQMDGGGNSKKLPIIIGVAAVLLVGGAVGAFIVLGGKDKGTAEDPNAPIAITPTGAPTGSGESAAPAGSGEAPAPPPAAPTEVEVAIKCTPGCDTIKVDDKEITDPATLKLAPGEHMVELSKAGYQTQTENITVEADKKFEKEFKLAEAPKETATTANTTKSGGTTTKTNPTVGTRPTGTKTGKTCTGVGLFKKCK
- the glgC gene encoding glucose-1-phosphate adenylyltransferase, with the translated sequence MRETKLRAPFETSRVLVMILAGGEGRRLGPLTSDRAKPAVPFGGRYRIIDIVLSNFVNSGLHKIKILTQYKSASLDEHIARAWRLSPMLDNFIETIPAQQRTGKSWFKGSADAVFQTQHVITDESPTHVCIFGGDHVYKMDMRQMLDAHLERNAEVTVAAIPVPRKEATQFGVIEADAQGRLIAFHEKVPDPPPMPGHPDLALASMGNYIFNTGSLLESLGEDAKNEQSAHDFGRDIIPYMVRNGKRAFVYDFQTNRVPGEDEGSNAYWRDIGTIDAYWAAQMDLISVQPAFNLYNQRWPIRTAMSHDPPAKFVFRDEWNARVGIATESLVSLGCIISGGRIHRSVLSNRCRVNSFSHVEESVLFENVVIGRHAKIRRAIIDKDVEVPPGAEIGYNLEEDKKRWYVSEGGIVVIPKRAKIG